A genomic stretch from Setaria viridis chromosome 1, Setaria_viridis_v4.0, whole genome shotgun sequence includes:
- the LOC117851524 gene encoding U-box domain-containing protein 9 translates to MAKPTPVASAEEAAALRRRLRRLVAAVAAGSADAEAFDEAAEALAKLRDAELGPRKDRAGAGGGGGGVNKGGAEAAVVPEQFLCPISSEIMRDPVVLASGQTYDRHFIQEWLGAGNRTCPQTQQVLSNTILIPNHLVRSMISQWCTDNGITLPPVENQEEDLVTKNERKTFSKIFERIASSSNLSEQREAIKDLRLLTKCNSSLRAAIGEKPDSISQMISTVSNPELENNAEVLEDMVTTILNLSIHESNKKIIGDDPLAIPFLIRALQSGTMEARSNSAAAIFSLSALNSNKAKIGELGAMRPLVDLLEHGSMIAKKDAASAIFNLCMLHENKSRASKSGVIDVTLKAIADDLLVDESLAILALLSGDHETVEEIGETGGVASMLRVIKEDQCKRNKENAAAVLFAVCMYDRTKLREVAEDENLNGSLAWLTQNGTSRARRKASGILDKMKRAVHHTHYSC, encoded by the exons ATGGCGAAGccgaccccggtggcctcggcggaggaggcggctgCGCTGCGGCGCCGGCTGAGGCGGCtggtggcagcggtggcggccgggaGTGCGGACGCGGAGGCCTTCGACGAGGCGGCCGAGGCGCTCGCCAAGCTCAGGGACGCCGAGCTCGGCCCCCGGAAGGACCGCGctggtgctggcggcggcggcggcggggtgaacAAGGGCGGGGCGGAGGCCGCCGTGGTGCCGGAGCAGTTCCTGTGCCCCATCTCCTCGGAGATCATGAGGGATCCCGTCGTCCTCGCCTCCGGCCAG ACGTATGATCGCCACTTCATTCAAGAATGGTTAGGTGCTGGAAACCGAACATGTCCGCAGACCCAGCAAGTCCTTTCAAATACAATTCTCATTCCGAACCACCTTGTGAGAAGCATGATCTCACAGTGGTGCACGGATAATGGGATCACTCTGCCACCAGTGGAGAACCAAGAAGAAGATCTGGTCACAAAAAATGAGCGGAAGACATTTAGTAAAATATTTGAGAGGATTGCATCGTCATCAAACCTATCTGAGCAGAGGGAAGCTATTAAAGATCTCAGGCTGCTGACTAAGTGCAACAGTTCACTAAGAGCAGCCATTGGAGAGAAACCGGATTCAATCTCTCAGATGATTTCCACTGTGTCCAATCCAGAGCTAGAAAATAATGCAGAAGTTCTGGAGGATATGGTGACAACTATTCTTAATCTTTCAATTCATGAGAGCAACAAGAAGATCATTGGAGATGATCCATTGGCAATCCCGTTCCTCATAAGGGCCTTACAGTCAGGAACCATGGAGGCTCGCAGCAATTCCGCAGCTGCCATCTTCAGTTTGTCTGCTCTTAACAGCAACAAGGCTAAGATTGGTGAATTAGGTGCCATGAGGCCTCTGGTGGATCTCCTTGAACATGGCAGCATGATAGCCAAGAAAGATGCTGCTTCGGCCATCTTCAACCTCTGCATGCTGCATGAAAACAAATCAAGGGCCAGCAAGAGCGGGGTCATCGACGTGACCTTGAAAGCTATCGCAGATGACTTGCTTGTGGATGAGTCCCTGGCCATCCTTGCTCTGCTGTCGGGCGACCACGAGACGGTGGAGGAGATCGGTGAGACCGGTGGTGTGGCCTCCATGCTCCGTGTCATAAAGGAGGACCAGTGCAAGCGCAACAAGGAGAACGCGGCGGCGGTCCTCTTTGCGGTCTGCATGTATGACCGTACCAAGCTGCGGGAGGTTGCGGAGGACGAGAACCTGAACGGGTCCCTTGCCTGGCTCACGCAGAATGGCACCTCGAGAGCGCGGCGGAAGGCTTCCGGGATCCTCGACAAGATGAAGAGGGCTGTGCACCACACTCACTACTCTTGCTAG